Proteins co-encoded in one Flavivirga eckloniae genomic window:
- a CDS encoding sialate O-acetylesterase yields MKRVTLIILIAAFNLLFIQPIKAEIKLPAIVSSNMVLQRNTTIVLWGWADAKEKITINASWLGEPINLEADKEGSWRIEVKTTDSKAPQSININSKTSNITLDNVLFGEVWLCSGQSNMQQSVRGYDGQPTFGSAMATAKSNNVNLRLFSVDRVGSKTPLRNIEKFKGWQQASPLSVTNFSAVAYFFGQQLQEILGCPVGMIHTSWGGSTVQAWMSKEALGPHQNINLDDVDITERTNHIPTALFNSMINPLIPYTIKGVLWYQGESNHKEPEKYKTLFPAMVKDWRTRWSIGDFPFYYVQIAPFHYGNNDVFQTVNNTAFMREAQLQCLDLIPNSGIAITIDIGEENYIHPPKKKEVADRLLFNALNQTYDYKTIDYAAPIYDSLELKDGGILLKFKNAETGLYSYNELTGFEIAGDDKIFYPAVAKIVKRKHVFAISDKVPNPVAIRYAWKNWIVGTLYDANLLPASSFRTDNWDDATQVKK; encoded by the coding sequence ATGAAAAGAGTCACTTTAATTATCTTAATAGCAGCATTTAACTTACTATTTATACAACCAATCAAGGCAGAGATTAAACTTCCTGCTATTGTATCGTCAAATATGGTTTTACAGCGCAATACCACCATTGTACTTTGGGGTTGGGCTGATGCTAAAGAGAAAATTACCATCAATGCCTCTTGGTTAGGTGAACCAATTAACCTAGAAGCAGATAAAGAAGGGAGTTGGCGTATTGAAGTAAAAACGACCGACAGTAAGGCTCCTCAATCCATTAATATAAATAGTAAAACTTCAAATATTACATTAGACAATGTTTTATTTGGAGAGGTTTGGCTATGTTCTGGTCAATCGAATATGCAACAGTCTGTAAGGGGGTATGACGGGCAACCAACATTTGGTTCTGCTATGGCAACAGCAAAATCTAATAATGTCAATTTACGCCTTTTTAGTGTTGATAGAGTTGGTTCAAAAACGCCATTAAGAAATATAGAAAAATTTAAAGGTTGGCAACAAGCATCGCCACTTAGTGTTACAAACTTTAGTGCAGTAGCATATTTCTTTGGTCAGCAACTTCAAGAAATTTTAGGTTGTCCTGTGGGTATGATACATACTTCTTGGGGCGGAAGCACCGTGCAGGCTTGGATGAGTAAGGAAGCGCTTGGTCCTCATCAAAATATTAATCTAGATGATGTAGATATCACAGAGAGGACAAATCATATCCCTACAGCATTGTTTAACTCCATGATTAATCCATTGATTCCTTATACAATAAAAGGAGTATTATGGTATCAAGGCGAGAGTAATCATAAAGAACCTGAGAAGTACAAAACACTCTTTCCTGCTATGGTAAAAGATTGGAGAACACGTTGGAGCATTGGTGATTTTCCATTTTATTATGTGCAAATTGCCCCATTTCATTATGGAAATAATGATGTATTTCAAACGGTTAACAATACTGCTTTTATGCGAGAAGCACAATTGCAATGTCTAGATTTAATTCCAAATTCTGGAATAGCCATTACCATAGATATTGGAGAAGAAAACTACATTCACCCACCAAAGAAAAAGGAAGTTGCAGATAGGCTATTGTTTAATGCACTTAACCAAACCTATGACTATAAAACTATAGATTACGCTGCTCCAATATATGATTCACTAGAATTAAAAGACGGAGGCATCCTCCTAAAATTTAAAAATGCTGAGACGGGATTGTATTCTTATAATGAGTTAACGGGATTCGAAATTGCGGGAGATGATAAAATATTTTATCCAGCCGTCGCCAAAATTGTAAAACGTAAGCATGTATTTGCTATTAGCGACAAAGTACCTAATCCCGTAGCGATTAGATACGCCTGGAAAAATTGGATAGTTGGTACCCTTTACGATGCTAATCTTTTACCTGCCTCATCTTTTAGAACCGACAACTGGGATGATGCTACACAAGTTAAAAAATAA
- a CDS encoding BspA family leucine-rich repeat surface protein — MNIFRIPLITLLLMFITSCSKEDVKRSNAKELIAFSINDIKATVNQQDSALEITLPAGTDKTSLKAEVELSDKATITPDPAVSRDYTNPVEFTVTAEDGSTQKYTVTVKNAPPTAFITTWKTTEANESILIPIFSGVDNNGETEEVYNYSVDWGDGSTDTNQTGSATHSYATAGTYTVSITGDFPRIYFPSDELGRFRLKIQSVENWGSQVWTSMNSAFYNCENLVVNAVDTPNLSKVTDMGSMFLGAANFNQDISKWDVSKVTTMSYMFMKAANFNQDLSKWNVSKVTTMVYMFSEATSFNQDLSNWDVSNVTNMGAMFSGAISFNQDLSKWDVSEVTDMSVMFYGAANFNQDLNKWDVSKVTNMIYMFYGAANFNQDLSKWDVSKVVYMEYMLTKTNLSAQHYDTLLEAWSKLTLRNGVKFSAANSTYCNGEAARQKLINDFGWTITDGGKNCN; from the coding sequence ATGAATATATTTAGAATACCTCTAATTACATTATTATTAATGTTTATTACTTCTTGTTCAAAAGAAGACGTAAAAAGAAGTAATGCAAAAGAGCTTATAGCATTTAGCATAAACGATATTAAAGCCACAGTAAACCAACAAGATAGCGCACTGGAGATTACATTGCCGGCAGGAACAGACAAAACCTCTTTAAAAGCTGAGGTGGAGCTGTCAGACAAAGCCACCATTACGCCAGACCCAGCAGTATCTAGAGATTACACAAACCCTGTAGAGTTTACTGTTACTGCAGAGGATGGTTCAACACAAAAGTATACGGTAACTGTGAAAAATGCTCCTCCTACAGCTTTTATAACAACCTGGAAAACCACAGAAGCCAATGAGTCTATTCTGATACCAATTTTTTCTGGTGTTGATAATAATGGAGAAACAGAAGAAGTCTATAATTATTCTGTAGACTGGGGAGATGGTAGTACAGATACTAACCAAACAGGTAGTGCAACTCATAGTTATGCTACAGCAGGTACCTATACCGTTTCCATAACAGGAGATTTTCCAAGAATATATTTCCCTTCAGATGAACTAGGTCGATTTCGTTTAAAAATACAAAGTGTAGAAAATTGGGGAAGCCAGGTATGGACTTCCATGAACAGTGCTTTTTATAATTGTGAAAATTTAGTGGTAAATGCTGTTGATACACCTAATTTATCCAAAGTAACGGATATGGGAAGTATGTTTTTGGGAGCTGCAAATTTTAATCAGGATATAAGTAAATGGGATGTGTCTAAGGTGACAACTATGTCCTATATGTTTATGAAAGCAGCAAATTTTAATCAGGATTTGAGTAAATGGAATGTGTCTAAGGTGACAACTATGGTCTATATGTTTTCTGAGGCCACCAGTTTTAATCAGGATTTGAGTAACTGGGATGTATCTAACGTCACTAATATGGGAGCTATGTTTTCTGGGGCCATCAGTTTTAATCAGGATTTGAGTAAATGGGATGTATCTGAGGTGACTGATATGAGTGTTATGTTTTATGGGGCAGCAAATTTTAATCAGGATTTGAATAAATGGGATGTGTCTAAGGTGACAAATATGATCTATATGTTTTATGGGGCAGCAAATTTTAATCAGGATTTGAGTAAATGGGATGTATCTAAGGTGGTTTATATGGAATATATGCTCACAAAGACAAACCTATCTGCGCAACATTACGATACGTTGTTAGAGGCCTGGAGTAAGCTTACACTACGAAATGGAGTAAAATTTAGCGCAGCTAACAGTACTTATTGCAATGGAGAAGCCGCCAGACAAAAACTAATCAATGATTTTGGCTGGACCATTACCGATGGTGGTAAAAATTGTAACTAA
- a CDS encoding BspA family leucine-rich repeat surface protein, with translation MNIFRIPLIALLLMFIASCSKEDVKRSEAKELIAFTINDVKATVNQQDSALEITLPAGTDKTSLKAEVELSDNATILPDPAVARDYTNPVEFTVTAEDGSIQKYTVTVKSNPSTAFITTWKTLRNNEFITIPTYKGETYNYTVNWGDDTTSINQTGDATHGYATAGTYTVSITGDFPRVYNNGSSSISRRIQSVEQWGNQVWTSMQFAFMGCRDLQINASDAPDLSKVTDMSSMFENVTSFNGNNISSWDVSEVTNMSSMFRDVTLSSENYDEILESWSKLTLQKGVRLSVGNTTFCNGEAGRNKLINDFGWTVADGGKNCN, from the coding sequence ATGAATATATTTAGAATACCCCTAATTGCATTATTATTAATGTTTATTGCTTCTTGTTCAAAAGAAGACGTAAAAAGAAGTGAAGCAAAAGAGCTTATAGCATTTACCATAAATGATGTTAAAGCCACAGTAAACCAACAAGATAGCGCACTGGAGATTACATTGCCAGCAGGTACAGACAAAACCTCTCTAAAAGCTGAGGTGGAATTGTCAGACAACGCCACCATTTTACCAGACCCTGCAGTAGCTAGAGATTACACAAACCCTGTAGAGTTTACCGTTACAGCCGAAGATGGCTCAATACAAAAGTATACGGTAACTGTGAAGAGTAACCCTTCTACTGCTTTTATAACAACCTGGAAAACCTTAAGAAATAACGAATTTATTACTATACCTACATATAAGGGAGAAACTTACAACTATACTGTAAACTGGGGAGACGATACTACTAGTATTAACCAAACGGGCGATGCAACCCATGGTTATGCCACGGCAGGTACCTATACCGTTTCTATAACTGGAGATTTTCCAAGAGTTTATAATAATGGATCAAGCAGCATCAGTCGAAGAATACAAAGTGTAGAACAATGGGGCAATCAGGTATGGACCTCTATGCAATTTGCTTTTATGGGATGTAGGGATTTACAAATCAATGCTTCAGATGCACCAGATCTCTCAAAGGTAACAGACATGAGTTCTATGTTTGAAAATGTTACCAGTTTTAATGGTAATAATATTAGTAGCTGGGATGTGTCAGAAGTAACCAATATGTCAAGTATGTTTAGAGATGTTACACTTTCTAGCGAGAATTATGATGAGATCCTGGAAAGCTGGAGTAAACTTACACTGCAAAAAGGAGTAAGACTTAGCGTAGGTAACACTACTTTTTGTAATGGAGAAGCCGGGAGAAATAAATTAATCAATGATTTTGGCTGGACCGTTGCCGATGGTGGTAAAAATTGTAACTAA
- a CDS encoding S41 family peptidase: MHRLIYNVLLFTIIISTNSNAQSIKPSKDSIATFYNSLFSNLKSKYLYKDEIKWNEIELEIKDTLGKYKRFSASLEVIIPHLFSKIKAEHCSVYLGENAYSINKNFTAEDFSEQWLTKYASNPAFEAKVLDNKYGYILIPGMLYEDTSVENVHNIAQPLYDKICTIKNNHNIKGWIIDLRFNTGGNVHPMLLALYDFLGDTSQVYGTLGIDKNKLISKASLSNGKYYENDTLSSYIIPKGKELTKTPVAIITGIVTASSGEIVALAFKGRNNTIYIGEKTIGKTTTNDKVDLPFGAYMALTVGYDCDRNNIFYKNIIPDVMITKEDNFENLLEDKNIIEAIKYINK; this comes from the coding sequence ATGCACAGACTAATATATAATGTATTATTATTTACAATTATAATATCAACTAATAGTAATGCGCAAAGCATAAAACCAAGTAAAGATAGTATCGCTACTTTTTATAATTCTTTATTTTCAAATTTAAAATCTAAGTACTTATATAAAGATGAAATAAAGTGGAATGAAATAGAATTAGAAATAAAAGATACTTTAGGAAAATATAAACGTTTCTCAGCCTCTTTAGAAGTAATTATTCCTCATCTTTTTAGTAAAATAAAGGCAGAGCATTGCAGTGTTTATTTGGGGGAAAATGCTTATTCAATTAATAAGAATTTTACAGCTGAAGATTTTAGCGAACAATGGCTCACTAAATATGCATCAAACCCAGCTTTTGAAGCCAAAGTATTAGACAACAAATATGGTTACATTCTAATACCAGGAATGCTATATGAAGATACCAGTGTTGAAAATGTTCATAATATTGCTCAGCCACTTTATGATAAAATTTGTACGATTAAAAATAATCATAACATTAAAGGTTGGATTATTGACTTAAGATTTAATACTGGAGGAAATGTACATCCAATGCTATTAGCTCTTTATGATTTCTTAGGCGACACCTCTCAGGTTTACGGAACATTAGGTATAGATAAAAACAAACTAATTTCTAAAGCATCACTTTCTAATGGAAAGTATTACGAAAATGACACACTATCTTCATACATAATTCCTAAAGGAAAAGAACTTACTAAAACTCCAGTAGCCATAATTACGGGTATAGTTACTGCTAGTTCGGGAGAAATTGTTGCATTGGCTTTTAAGGGGCGTAATAATACCATCTACATAGGTGAGAAAACCATAGGAAAAACAACTACTAATGATAAAGTGGATTTACCGTTTGGTGCCTACATGGCTTTAACCGTAGGATACGATTGCGATAGAAATAATATCTTTTATAAAAACATTATCCCAGATGTTATGATAACAAAAGAAGATAATTTTGAAAATTTATTGGAAGACAAAAATATTATAGAAGCTATAAAATACATTAATAAATAG